Sequence from the Deltaproteobacteria bacterium genome:
AGCAGTGCCGCGATCACGAACGGTCCCAGGGACTCCCGGTTCCACACCGGCCGGGTGGGTGTTCCCGGCAACGCCAGGTAGCCGCCGAACGTCGTCAGCGACACGGCCCCGACGATGGCCGCGAACAGGATCGGGTAGCCGGCCCCCTGCAACGAGTAGCGCGCGATGTTGTGCACGGCCGCGGCGCTGAAGGCGCCGCCCAGGGAATAGACGCCGTGCCACCAGCGGGCGCCGGCCCGCCGTTCTTCGTCGCGCCACGAGATGAGGGTGATGCCCGCCACGACCAGCACGATGCCGGCGAGGACCGGCAGGGTAGCGTTCTCGCCCAGGAAGGTCAGCGCCAGCAGGGTGCTGAAGAGCGGGTGGGTCGAGCGCAGCGCCGTGCCCCGGGCGGCGCCGATGTGCGCGATGCCGGTGTAGGTGAGCCAGCGCACCACGGGCATGAGAAACCCCACGATCACCGCCGGCCACAGGAACGCGGCGCCTACGGCCGGCACCCCGGTGAACAGTGCCACAAGCGTCCACAGCACCACGGTCTGCGAGATCAGTGAGAGCAGCGTGACGGTCGTGGCGTTGGAGTACTGCAGGCCCCGGCGCGCGGAGACGATGCTGATGCCGTAGGTCCACGCGGTGAGGAGGCCGATGGTTTGGGGCAGGAATTGCGTCATGGACGAGGGAGCCCACGCCACGCCCCCGGCGGGACAGGGCCGCCGGAACGGCACCGCGAGGTCCCGCGGATCCTCATCCCTCGGACCGCACGAAACACGATTGCACGTGACAGGTCACTAGTTCCGGATGTCCTGCTGGAACCACTCCAGCGGCAGCTCGTGTCCGAGGCCGTTATCCTTCGCGTAGCGGTAGACCAGGTAGCCCACCGCGGCGAACTGGATGCCGGCGGAGAAGTTGTGGTGCAGCGTGGTCTGTCCGTCGTTCTCCCGCCCCGGCTTCTCGCCCATCAGCACCTCGGACAGCGTGGTGTGGTTGCGGTCGGTGTAGCGGCGCATGTAGTTCTTGTCGATGGGGCGCCGGTCGCGTTCCTCCTGGGTGCCCAGGGCATAGTTGAAGACCGCTTGGTTGGAGGTCCCGATCACCACGTCCGCCTTCTCGTAGGTCTCGTCCTCGAGTTCCTCCGGACGCACGTCCACGACGTGCATGCCGGTCTGCAGCCAGTCCGCCTGGAACAGCGGCACGCGCGAGTCCGTGCAGGTGGCGCCGACGTCCGCGCCGCTCATGGCCTCCCGCGCGGAGTTGACCGCGGTGACCCTGATTCCCAGCGCCTCGGACATCTTCTTCGCGTAGGCCTCGCGGTTGGCCTGGGTGGGGCTGAAGACCTTGATGTGCTCGATGGGGCGCACGGCGCACGCGGCCATGGCGTAGGTGCGCGCCATGGCGCCGGAGCCCAGCACTCCCATGACCCTGGAGTCGGCGCGGGACAGGTGCTTGACCCCGACCCCGGCGGTGGCGCCCACCCGGTAGCTCTGGAGATAGCCGTCGTTCATGATGCACAGCAGTTCGCCCGTGCGCGTGTCCACCAGCAGGATGATGCCGCAGTACTTGCCCGGCTCGACGTTGAACCAGTGCTCGGTGACGGCGCCGTTGTATTCCTGCCAGGTCATGATGTCGAGCTTGAAGCGGAACGCCAGGATGGGCGGGTCCTTGATGGCGCCCAGCAGCGAGCCCCAGCGGAAGTAGTCGCCCACGGTGGCGGTGGGGGACCACAGGTCGGTGCGCGGCTGGAAGGCGGCGTTGCCCTCGGCAAGCTGCCTGAGCGCGTCTTCCATGGCCTCGACGGCGTCGTTCATGTTGAGCGCCTGCTCGGCGATGCGGTTGTCGATCATCAGGGGCATGGGTGTTCTCCAGTGGTTGGGCGATGCTGCTGCCTTTCTGCTAGCAGCTTTGCGCCGCGGGTGTCCACCCGGGCCGATCCGGCGCATGCCGTCATCCGCCGCGGGTTGCGGCGACCGACGGGCTCCGTTAACCTGCAACGCATCATTCTCGAGCGGTGCCACCGCTATCCGAATCGGAGGACACGTATATGTACAAAGGCAGTCGTTATTTCTTCTACGGGTTGGTGATGGCCATCTCGCTGACGTTCGCGTGGCCGGCATCCGACGTCGCCGCGGCGGACATCAAGGGCAAGATCGTCACCTGGACGATTCCCTTCAGCGAGGGCGGCGGGTCCGGACGCTGGGCCCGTTTCGTGGAGCCGTTCCTGCGCAAGCATAGCGGCGCCGACGTCCGCCTGAAGTTCGTTCCCGGCGGCGGTTCCACCAAGGGCGCCAACCTGTACGCCAAGCGCGCCAAGCCCAACGGGCTGGATCTGTTGGGCACTTCGGGCTCCACCCAGTTTCCGTTCCTGCTCGGCGACAAGCGCGTGAAGTACGACTACGGCAAGTGGCGTCCGTTGCTGGCCTATGCCACGGGCGGTGTTGCCTACACCACGCCGAAGCTCGGGGCCAAGACGGCCGCCGAACTGGTGGCGAAGAAGCCATCGCTCAAGTATGGCTCCCAAGGCGCCACGTCGCTGGACCTCGTCCCGCTGCTGGCGTTCGAGATGCTCGGCCTCGACGTGAAGGCGGTGTTCGGCATGAAGGGCCGTTCCGCCGGCCGCAAGGCGTTCATGACCGGCGAGACCACCATCGATTACCAGACCTCCGCGGCCTACCTCTCCAAGGTGACCCCGCTGGTGAAGGAGGGCAGCGCGCTGCCGGTCATGTCCTGGGGCACCCTCGACGACAAGGGCAACCTGATCCGCGACCCCAACTTCCCGGACCTGCCGCACTTCGCCGAGGTCTACGAGGAGGTCCACGGCAAGAAACCGTCCGGCATCTGGTTCGACGCGTGGAAGGCTTTCTTCACCGC
This genomic interval carries:
- a CDS encoding DMT family transporter codes for the protein MTQFLPQTIGLLTAWTYGISIVSARRGLQYSNATTVTLLSLISQTVVLWTLVALFTGVPAVGAAFLWPAVIVGFLMPVVRWLTYTGIAHIGAARGTALRSTHPLFSTLLALTFLGENATLPVLAGIVLVVAGITLISWRDEERRAGARWWHGVYSLGGAFSAAAVHNIARYSLQGAGYPILFAAIVGAVSLTTFGGYLALPGTPTRPVWNRESLGPFVIAALLENLGFLLFVTALSVGPVVLVTPMVATQPMWVLLYAVVFLRSVEMVTRRTVGGSLAVVAGTLAITLGGAPR
- a CDS encoding ornithine cyclodeaminase family protein, encoding MPLMIDNRIAEQALNMNDAVEAMEDALRQLAEGNAAFQPRTDLWSPTATVGDYFRWGSLLGAIKDPPILAFRFKLDIMTWQEYNGAVTEHWFNVEPGKYCGIILLVDTRTGELLCIMNDGYLQSYRVGATAGVGVKHLSRADSRVMGVLGSGAMARTYAMAACAVRPIEHIKVFSPTQANREAYAKKMSEALGIRVTAVNSAREAMSGADVGATCTDSRVPLFQADWLQTGMHVVDVRPEELEDETYEKADVVIGTSNQAVFNYALGTQEERDRRPIDKNYMRRYTDRNHTTLSEVLMGEKPGRENDGQTTLHHNFSAGIQFAAVGYLVYRYAKDNGLGHELPLEWFQQDIRN
- a CDS encoding tricarboxylate transporter, translating into MYKGSRYFFYGLVMAISLTFAWPASDVAAADIKGKIVTWTIPFSEGGGSGRWARFVEPFLRKHSGADVRLKFVPGGGSTKGANLYAKRAKPNGLDLLGTSGSTQFPFLLGDKRVKYDYGKWRPLLAYATGGVAYTTPKLGAKTAAELVAKKPSLKYGSQGATSLDLVPLLAFEMLGLDVKAVFGMKGRSAGRKAFMTGETTIDYQTSAAYLSKVTPLVKEGSALPVMSWGTLDDKGNLIRDPNFPDLPHFAEVYEEVHGKKPSGIWFDAWKAFFTAGFPAQKFVVVPEGTPGDVVKAYEDAFNKMLADPEYIANKDKKIGTYDQVTGAAAALKFKAATQVPAEARKWVRNWLTTKYNVVF